In one Deinococcus sedimenti genomic region, the following are encoded:
- the nucS gene encoding endonuclease NucS translates to MIREQLTAPNPQDLAAFLNRHTRTRDCLIQVAGLAEVSYLGRAASTAELGTYLVMIKQDGSLQIHHPTGIKPMNWQPKTDRITAEVAEDVCMLLASRRSPDELVQVIFLEPQLALAMELAQAGGFVLKGSEAQMQQALADHPELIEPGLRVLNRELMVDSGGIDLYAQDAQGRYVVVELKRGRATQHAVSQLARYVRSVQQTLGEQATVRGILAAPSITTPARLELENRGLEFREVSALPAQDASVAPVLTQPSLFDA, encoded by the coding sequence ATGATCCGCGAGCAACTCACCGCGCCGAACCCGCAGGACCTCGCGGCGTTCCTGAACCGTCATACGCGCACCCGCGATTGCCTGATTCAGGTGGCCGGGCTCGCCGAGGTCTCCTACCTGGGGCGCGCGGCCAGCACCGCCGAGCTGGGCACGTACCTCGTGATGATCAAGCAGGATGGCAGCCTGCAGATCCACCACCCGACGGGGATCAAGCCCATGAACTGGCAACCGAAGACCGACCGCATCACCGCGGAGGTGGCAGAGGACGTGTGCATGCTCCTGGCGTCCCGGCGGAGTCCGGACGAACTCGTGCAGGTGATCTTCCTGGAACCGCAACTGGCGCTCGCGATGGAACTCGCGCAGGCCGGGGGATTCGTCCTGAAGGGCTCTGAAGCGCAGATGCAGCAGGCCCTGGCGGATCACCCGGAACTGATTGAACCCGGATTACGCGTGCTCAACCGCGAGTTGATGGTCGACTCCGGCGGTATCGACCTGTACGCGCAGGACGCGCAGGGCCGCTACGTCGTGGTCGAACTCAAACGCGGCCGCGCGACCCAGCACGCCGTGTCCCAGCTGGCCCGGTACGTGCGGTCCGTGCAACAGACGCTCGGCGAGCAGGCGACCGTGCGCGGCATTCTGGCCGCCCCCTCGATCACGACGCCCGCGCGCCTGGAACTCGAGAACCGCGGCCTTGAATTCCGGGAGGTCTCCGCACTGCCCGCTCAGGAC